One region of Bactrocera neohumeralis isolate Rockhampton chromosome 5, APGP_CSIRO_Bneo_wtdbg2-racon-allhic-juicebox.fasta_v2, whole genome shotgun sequence genomic DNA includes:
- the LOC126760031 gene encoding translation factor waclaw, mitochondrial produces MFKRVFTISYKLSTFRPIRWHDFQLQKSHGRQCSSFSNSNDAGEKVADFQNIPVERIRNFSIIAHVDHGKSTLADRILELTGAIAQNSGAQVLDSLQVERERGITVKAQTASIFHTYKNEKYLLNLIDTPGHVDFANEVSRSLAACDGVILLVDACHGVQAQTVANYYLAKMRNLVIIPVLNKIDIKHANPERVCNDLHNLFGIDPNSVLKISAKLGTGVAAVLDRVIEKITPPQVDRNPPFRALIFDSWFDKYRGALNLICVLNGSLKVGQEIQSMITKKSYPVKGITILRPKEDPIETISAGQVGLIACNMRNSKESIIGDTIHLKNETVKAAIRFKPQQPMVFAGVYPADQSKHVPLRGAIEKLTLNDSAVTVNVDSSPALGQGWRLGFLGLLHMEVFCQRLEQEYGTEPIITAPSVTYRIILRNPKMIKQMGKECLELSNAALFPEPFNVKEYYEPLVKGTIITPTEYLGQIISLCVDRRGIQESSINIDDDRILMKYILPLSEIILDFNDHLKSLSSGYASFNYEDHGYHLTNIVRLDIHLNGRPVEEFCRIVHVSKATTIAREMVAKLQELIPRQMVQIAIQACVGGKVLARETIKAYRKDVTAKLYGGDVTRRMKLLKQQAEGKKKMRMFANIRVPHETFIKVLKR; encoded by the exons atgtttaaacgaGTTTTTACTATATCATATAAATTGAGTACTTTTCGTCCTATTCGTTG GCAcgattttcaattacaaaagtCACATGGACGGCAATGTAGTAGCTTTAGTAATTCtaatgatgccggtgaaaagGTTGCAGATTTCCAAAATATTCCAGTTGAACGTATCAGGAATTTCAGCATAATCGCGCATGTCGATCATGGCAAAAGTACTTTGGCAGATCGGATATTGGAATTAACAGGTGCGATAGCCCAGAATTCAGGAGCACAAGTTTTGGACAGTTTACAGGTAGAACGGGAGCGAGGGATTACTGTTAAGGCACAGACCGCTTCAATTTTCCACACATATAAGAatgagaaatatttattaaatttgatcgATACACCAGGCCATGTGGATTTCGCAAATGAG gtttcaaGGTCGCTGGCTGCATGCGATGGGGTTATATTACTGGTGGATGCTTGCCATGGTGTACAAGCTCAGACTGTAGCCAACTATTATTTAGCGAAAATGCGAAACTTGGTTATAATTCCAGTGCTGAACAAAATAGACATTAAACATGCTAATCCGGAACGTGTGTGCAATGACTTACACAATTTATTTGGAATCGACCCTAATAGCGTTCTAAAG ATTTCCGCCAAATTAGGAACCGGTGTGGCTGCTGTTCTTGACAGAGTGATTGAGAAAATTACACCACCACAAGTAGATCGCAATCCTCCATTTCGCGCTTTAATATTTGATAGCTGGTTCGACAAATACCGTGgcgctttaaatttaatttgtgtactgaaCGGGTCACTGAAAGTGGGTCAAGAAATCCAATCGATGATTACAAAAAAGTCCTACCCGGTTAAAGGCATAACAATATTGCGTCCGAAGGAGGATCCAATCGAAACAAT CTCGGCTGGGCAAGTAGGCTTAATTGCCTGTAACATGAGGAATAGCAAAGAGTCTATTATTGGAGACACAATTCATCTAAAAAATGAAACAGTAAAAGCTGCCATTAGGTTTAAGCCGCAGCAACCAATGGTATTTGCAGGCGTTTATCCCGCTGACCAATCCAAGCACGTGCCTTTACGTGGCGCTATTGAAAAACTGACTTTAAATGATTCGGCGGTCACAGTAAATGTCGATTCTAGTCCAGCCTTGGGTCAAGGGTGGCGTTTAGGTTTTCTCGGATTGCTACACATGGAGGTATTCTGTCAACGGTTAGAACAAGAATATGGAACGGAGCCGATTATTACTGCACCATCCGTTACATACCGAATCATTTTGAGGAATCCGAAAATGATAAAGCAAATGGGAAAAGAGTGCTTGGAACTTTCAAATGCTGCACTCTTTCCGGAGCCTTTCAATGTTAAGGAATACTACGAACCATTGGTGAaag GAACCATAATAACCCCCACTGAATATCTAGGTCAAATAATTAGTTTATGTGTTGATCGACGGGGGATACAAGAGTCATCAATCAATATAGATGATGATcgtattttaatgaaatacatATTACCGTTAAGTGAAATAATATTAGATTTTAATGATCATCTGAAGTCCTTAAGCTCCGGCTATGCTAGTTTCAATTACGAAGATCACGGATATCATCTAACCAATATTGTGCGATTGGATATTCATCTGAATGGTCGCCCTGTTGAAGAGTTTTGTCGAATTGTGCATGTTTCGAAAGCAACAACTATCGCGCGTGAAATGGTAGCAAAATTGCAGGAGCTTATACCAAGGCAGATGGTGCAAATCGCCATACAAGCCTGTGTGGGAGGAAAAGTATTGGCCCGAGAGACTATTAAAGCTTACAGGAAAGACGTTACTGCCAAGCTG TATGGCGGCGATGTTACGCGACGAATGAAGCTTTTAAAACAACAAGCGGAGGGTAAAAAGAAAATGAGAATGTTTGCAAATATCCGTGTACCTCATGAGACTTTTATAAAGGTGTTGAAGCGGTAG